A single Muntiacus reevesi chromosome 9, mMunRee1.1, whole genome shotgun sequence DNA region contains:
- the NUMA1 gene encoding nuclear mitotic apparatus protein 1 isoform X1 produces MTLHATRAAALLTWVNSLRLGDPVEAVLQLQDCGVFIRIIDGILGTDEGQQILQRPVPERLEFVCSFLQKNRKHPSSPECLVSVQKVMEGSELELAKMIMLLLYHSSMSSRSLRDWEQFEYKIQAELAVILKFVLDHEDGLNLNEDLESFLQKAPVPSPRSSTISEELSPPSHQAKREVHFLELQKVASSSGNNFLSGSPASPMGDILQTPQFQMRRLKKQLADERSNRDELELELTENRKLLTEKDAQIAMMQQRIDRLAQLNEKQAASPLEPRELEELRGKNESLTVRLHETLKQCQDLKTEKSQMDRRINQLSEENGDLSFKLREFASHLQQLQGALNELTEEHSRATQEWMEKQAHLEKELSTALQDKKCLEEKNEILQGKLSQLEEHLAQLRENPPQEKGEVLGDVLQLETLKQEAATLAADNTQLQARVAALETERGQREAKLLAERGHFEEEKQQLAGLIAELQGSLSSLGQAKEELEQASQAQVARLSAQVATLTSELDTLNTTVQQRDGELASLKQQAQTEQAQLTQTLRQQEEAAQGLRQQVEQLSSSLERKERQLEEAAAEKEATRRDQAQQLAAAAEEREAALRERDSALQQLGAVEKEKAAKLEVLQEQLQATHEAQDGAQALLTQTQQEKAELSQKVEELRAHVEAARQEQSEAQVQVAELKAQLRSEQQKATEWEGVAQEKAQLQEQVRALEESLKATTGNLEEEKRRVADTLAEQQRCICRLEAETQNLVEQHEQGQKELEEERAGRKGLEARLQQIGEAHQAKTEALRQELAEAVASQREAESECEQLAKEVATWRERYEDSQQEEAQYGAMFQEQLMTLKEECEKARQELQEAKEKVVGIEAHSELQISRQQDELAQLHASLARARQQVQEKEGRAQQLATDLATLQEKMAATSKEVARLEALVRKAGEQPETASPELLKEPPRAGDRESEWLEEQQGRPFCSTQAALQAMEREAEQMGSELERLRAALMESQGQQQEERGQQEREVARLTQERGRAQADLALEKAAKAELEMRLQNALNEQRVEFAALQEALAQALREKEGMDQELAKLRGQEAAQGAALKELQQTVERLKEQLAKKEEGRPQSLGTASREDASGSRTQSEATGKTEPEGSELQALQVEVSRLEQQAREYQEKASSLEHSLESERAAHAEQAGTLKTLRGQLEQKAQELGSSQDALASTQRELATLRAKAQEHGKAEDEWKAQVARGQQEAERKNSLISSLEEEVSILNRQVLEKEGESKELKRLVVAESEKSQKLEERLRLLQAETASSSARAAERSSALREEVQTLREEAEKQRVASESLRQELASQAERAEELGQELKAWQEKFFQKEQALSALQLEHASTQALASELLPVKHLCQQLQAEQAAAEKRHREELEQSKQAAGGLRAELLRAQRELGELLPLRQKVADQERVAQQLRAEKASYAEQLSMLKKAHGLLAEENRGLGERASLGRQFLEVELDQAREKYSQELAAVRADAETRLAEMQREAQSTARELEVMTAKYEGAKAKVLEERQRFQEERQKLTAQVEQLELFQSEQTKQVEELNKKLADHEQASKAQQQKLKAQGGESQQEVQRLQAQLSELKAQLSQKEQAAEHYKLQMEKAKTHYDAKKQQNQELQEQLRGLEQLQMENKGLRAEVDRLGRELQQAGLKTKEAEQACRHLTTQVRSLEAQVAHADQQLRDLGKFQVATDALKSREPQAKPQLDLSIDSLDLSCEEGTPLSVTSKLPRTQPDGTSIPGEPASPISQRLPPKVESLESLYFTPIPARGQAPLESSLDSLGDISLDSSRKTRSARRRTTQIINITMTKKLDVEDPDSANSSFYSTQSAPASQAGPRAASSTQSLARLGSPDDGNSTLLSLPGYRPTTRSSTRRSQAGMSSGAPPGRNSFYVGTCQDEPEQLDDWNRIAELQQRNRVCPPHLKTCYPLESRPSLSLPAITDEEIKTGDPRETLRRASMQPTQIAEGAGITTRQQRKRVSSETHQGPGTPESKKATTCFPRPMTPRDRHEGRRQSTAEAQKKAAPAAVKQADRRQSMAFSILNTPKKLGNSLLRKAASKKAPSKASPNPRSGTRRSPRIATTTASAATAAAIAAATPRAKGKAKH; encoded by the exons ATGACGCTCCATGCCACCCGGGCGGCTGCACTCCTCACTTGG GTGAACAGTCTGCGTCTTGGTGACCCGGTGGAGGCTGTGCTGCAACTCCAGGACTGTGGTGTCTTCATCAGGATCATTGACGGCAT cCTTGGCACTGATGAGGGGCAGCAAATCCTGCAGCGACCAGTGCCCGAGAGACTGGAGTTTGTGTGCAGTTTTCTGCAGA AAAACCGAAAACATCCCTCTTCTCCAGAATGCCTGGTGTCAGTGCAGAAGGTGATGGAGGGCTCAGAGCTGGAACTAGCAAAG ATGATTATGCTGCTCCTGTATCACTCCTCCATGAGCTCCAGGAGCCTCAGGGACTGGGAGCAGTTTGAATACAAGATTCAG GCTGAGTTAGCCGTCATTCTCAAGTTTGTGCTGGACCATGAGGATGGGCTAAACCTGAATGAAGACTTGGAGAGCTTCTTGCAGAAAG CTCCTGTCCCTTCCCCCCGTTCCAGCACCATCTCTGAAGAGCTCTCCCCACCCAGCCACCAGGCCAAGAGGGAGGTTCACTTCCTAGAGCTACAGAAAGTTGCCTCTTCCAGCGGGAACAA CTTCCTCTCAGGTTCTCCAGCCTCCCCCATGGGTGACATCTTGCAGACCCCACAGTTCCAGATGAGGCGGCTAAAGAAGCAGCTTGCAGATGAGAGAAGCAATCGAGACGAGCTGGAGCTGGAGTTGACTGAGAACCGCAAGCTCCTCACCGAGAAGG ATGCGCAGATAGCCATGATGCAGCAGCGCATTGACCGCCTCGCTCAGCTCAACGAGAAGCAGGCGGCCAGTCCGCTGGAACCCAGGGAGCTGGAGGAGCTGCGTGGCAAGAACGAGAG CCTCACTGTACGGCTCCACGAAACTCTGAAGCAGTGCCAGGACCTGAAGACAGAGAAGAGCCAGATGGATCGCAGAATTAACCAGCTTTCTGAGGAGAATGGGGACCTTTCCTTTAAG CTGCGGGAGTTTGCCAGTCACCTGCAGCAACTCCAGGGGGCCCTCAATGAACTGACAGAAGAGCACAGCAGGGCCACTCAGGAGTGGATGGAGAAGCAGGCGCATCTGGAGAAGGAGCTCAGCACAGCCCTGCAGGACAAG AAATGCCTTGAAGAGAAGAACGAAATCCTTCAGGGAAAGCTTTCACAGCTGGAAGAACACTTGGCCCAACTGCGGGAGAACCCACCCCAGGAGAAGGGTGAGGTGCTGGGCGACGTCTTGCAG CTGGAAACCCTcaagcaagaggcagccaccctCGCTGCAGACAACACCCAGCTTCAAGCCAGGGTGGCGGCACTGGAGACCGAGCGGGGCCAGCGGGAAGCCAAGCTGCTCGCCGAGCGGGGCCACTTCGAAGAAGAAAAGCAGCAGCTGGCCGGCCTAATTGCTGAGctgcagggctccctgtccagccTCGGCCAGGCCAAGGAGGAGCTGGAGCAGGCTTCTCAGGCTCAGGTGGCCCGGCTGTCCGCCCAGGTGGCCACACTGACCTCTGAGCTGGACACCCTCAACACTACCGTGCAGCAGCGGGATGGGGAACTGGCCAGCCTGAAGCAGCAGGCCCAGACGGAGCAGGCACAGCTCACACAGACCCTCCGGCAGCAGGAAGAGGCCGCCCAGGGCCTCCGCCAGCAGGTGGAGCAGCTGAGCAGCAGCCTGGAGCGGAAGGAGCGGCAGCTGGAAGAGGCCGCTGCAGAGAAGGAGGCCACCCGGAGAGATCAGGCCCAGCAACTGGCTGCTGCGGCCGAGGAGCGGGAGGCTGCTCTCCGGGAGAGAGACTCGGCCCTCCAGCAGCTGGGAGCAGTGGAGAAGGAGAAGGCTGCCAAGTTGGAGGTCCTGCAAGAGCAGCTGCAGGCCACCCATGAAGCCCAGGATGGTGCCCAGGCCTTGCTGACACAGACCCAGCAGGAGAAGGCAGAGCTGAGCCAGAAGGTGGAGGAACTCCGTGCCCATGTTGAGGCAGCCCGCCAGGAGCAGAGTGAGGCGCAGGTCCAGGTGGCAGAGCTGAAGGCCCAGTTGAGGTCTGAGCAGCAGAAAGCAACCGAGTGGGAAGGTGTGGCCCAGGAGAAGGCCCAGCTCCAGGAGCAGGTCCGGGCTCTGGAGGAGTCCTTGAAGGCCACCACAGGCAACCTGGAAGAGGAGAAGCGCAGGGTCGCAGACACCCTGGCCGAGCAGCAGCGGTGCATCTGCAGGTTGGAGGCGGAGACGCAGAACCTGGTGGAGCAGCATGAGCAGGGACAGAAGGAGCTGGAAGAAGAGAGAGCTGGACGCAAGGGGCTGGAGGCCCGGTTACAGCAGATTGGGGAGGCCCATCAGGCCAAGACAGAAGCCCTGCGGCAGGAGCTGGCCGAGGCTGTCGCCTCCCAGCGCGAGGCCGAGAGTGAGTGTGAGCAGCTGGCCAAGGAGGTGGCCACCTGGCGTGAGCGGTACGAGGACAGCCAGCAGGAAGAGGCGCAGTACGGCGCCATGTTCCAGGAACAGCTGATGACCCTGAAGGAGGAATGTGAGAAGGCCCgccaggagctgcaggaggccaAGGAGAAGGTGGTGGGGATCGAGGCCCACAGTGAGCTCCAGATCAGCCGGCAGCAGGACGAGCTGGCTCAGCTCCACGCCAGCCTGGCCAGGGCCCGGCAGCAGGTCCAGGAGAAGGAGGGCAGGGCCCAGCAGCTCGCCACTGACCTGGCCACCCTGCAGGAAAAGATGGCGGCCACCAGCAAGGAGGTGGCCCGCCTGGAGGCCTTGGTGCGCAAGGCGGGTGAGCAGCCGGAGACGGCCTCTCCAGAGCTGCTCAAGGAGCCGCCCAGGGCAGGAGACAGAGAGTCGGAGTGGCTGGAAGAGCAGCAGGGACGCCCGTTCTGCAGCACGCAGGCAGCACTGCAGGCTATGGAGCGTGAGGCTGAGCAGATGGGCAGCGAGCTGGAGAGGCTGCGGGCCGCGCTGATGGAGAGCCAggggcagcagcaggaggagcgtgggcaacaggagagggaggtggcgCGGCTGACCCAGGAGCGGGGCCGGGCTCAAGCCGACCTTGCCCTGGAGAAGGCCGCCAAGGCGGAGCTGGAGATGCGGCTGCAGAATGCACTCAATGAGCAGCGTGTGGAGTTCGCTGCCCTGCAGGAGGCACTGGCCCAGGCCCTGAGGGAAAAGGAAGGGATGGACCAGGAACTGGCCAAGCTTCGTGGGCAGGAGGCAGCCCAAGGGGCAGCGCTGAAGGAGCTTCAGCAAACCGTGGAGCGACTGAAAGAACAGCTGGCCAAGAAAGAGGAGGGGCGCCCACAGTCTCTCGGGACAGCCAGCCGAGAAGACGCTTCTGGATCGCGAACCCAGTCCGAGGCTACTGGAAAGACTGAGCCAGAAGGCTCTGAACTGCAGGCTCTGCAGGTAGAGGTGAGCCGGCTGGAACAGCAGGCCCGAGAGTACCAGGAGAAGGCCTCCAGCCTGGAGCACAGCCTTGAGTCTGAGCGTGCCGCCCACGCAGAGCAGGCTGGTACTCTGAAGACTCTGCGGGGCCAGTTAGAGCAGAAGGCCCAGGAGCTGGGGAGCAGTCAGGACGCCTTAGCCTCAACCCAGAGGGAGTTGGCCACCCTCCGTGCCAAGGCCCAGGAGCACGGCAAGGCTGAGGACGAGTGGAAGGCCCAGGTGGCCCGGGGTCAGCAGGAGGCCGAGAGGAAAAACAGCCTCATCAGCAGCTTGGAGGAGGAGGTCTCCATCCTGAACCGCCAAGTGCTGGAGAAGGAGGGCGAGAGCAAGGAGCTGAAGCGGCTGGTGGTCGCCGAGTCGGAGAAGAGTCAGAAGCTGGAAGAGCGGCTGCGCCTGCTCCAGGCGGAGACCGCCAGCAGCAGCGCCAGGGCTGCGGAGCGCAGCTCTGCTCTGCGTGAGGAGGTCCAGACCCTCCGGGAGGAGGCTGAGAAGCAGCGGGTGGCTTCTGAGAGCCTGCGGCAGGAGCTGGCCTCACAGGCGGAGCGAGCAGAGGAGCTGGGCCAAGAGTTAAAGGCCTGGCAGGAGAAGTTCTTCCAGAAGGAGCAGGCCCTCTCGGCCCTGCAGCTGGAGCACGCCAGCACGCAGGCCCTGGCGAGCGAGCTGCTGCCCGTCAAGCACCTGTGCCAGCAGCTGCAGGCTGAGCAGGCCGCTGCCGAGAAGCGCCACCGGGAGGAGCTGGAGCAGAGCAAGCAGGCGGCTGGTGGGCTGCGGGCAGAGCTGCTGCGGGCCCAGCGCGAGCTCGGGGAGCTGCTGCCTCTGCGGCAGAAGGTGGCAGATCAGGAGCGCGTGGCCCAGCAGCTGCGAGCGGAAAAGGCCAGCTACGCAGAGCAGCTGAGCATGCTGAAGAAGGCTCACGGCCTGCTGGCGGAGGAGAACCGTGGGCTGGGCGAGCGGGCCAGCCTCGGCCGGCAGTTTCTGGAAGTGGAGCTGGACCAGGCTCGCGAGAAGTACAGCCAGGAGCTGGCAGCTGTGCGTGCAGACGCTGAGACCCGTCTGGCCGAGATGCAGCGGGAAGCGCAGAGCACTGCCCGGGAGCTGGAAGTGATGACCGCCAAGTACGAGGGTGCCAAGGCCAAGGTCCTGGAGGAGAGGCAGCGTTTCCAGGAGGAGAGGCAGAAACTCACTGCCCAG GTGGAGCAGCTAGAGTTATTTCAGAGCGAGCAGACTAAGCAG GTGGAAGAACTGAACAAGAAGCTAGCTGACCATGAGCAAGCCAGCAAGGCGCAGCAGCAGAAGCTGAAG GCCCAGGGCGGTGAGAGCCAGCAGGAGGTCCAGCGCCTCCAGGCCCAGCTGAGTGAGCTGAAGgcccagctgagccagaaggaaCAGGCAGCTGAGCACTACAAACTACAG ATGGAGAAGGCCAAGACTCATTATGATGCCAAGAAGCAGCAGAACCAAGAGCTGCAGGAGCAGCTGCGGGGCCTGGAACAGCTGCAGATGGAGAACAAAGGGCTGCGGGCAGAAGTGGATCGGCTGGGCCGGGAGCTGCAGCAGGCCGGGCTGAAGACCAAGGAGGCCGAGCAGGCCTGCCGCCATCTCACGACCCAGGTGCGCAGCCTGGAGGCACAG GTTGCCCATGCCGACCAGCAGCTTCGGGACCTGGGCAAGTTCCAGGTGGCGACTGACGCCTTGAAGAGCCGGGAGCCCCAGGCTAAGCCTCAGCTGGACTTGAGTATTGACAGCCTGGATCTGAGCTGCGAGGAGGGGACCCCACTCTCTGTCACCAG CAAGTTGCCTCGCACCCAGCCGGATGGCACCAGCATCCCCGGAGAGCCAGCCTCCCCCATCTCCCAGCGTCTGCCCCCCAAAGTGGAATCCCTGGAGAGCCTCTACTTCACACCCATCCCTGCTCGGGGTCAGGCCcccctggagagcagcctggacTCCCTGGGGGACATCTCCCTGGACTCAAGCCGGAAGACCCGCTCCGCTCGTCGGCGCACCACACAGATCATCAACATCACCATGACCAAG AAGCTGGATGTGGAGGATCCAGACAGTGCCAACTCCTCCTTCTATAGCACACAGTCAGCCCCTGCTTCCCAGGCCGGCCCGAGAGCCGCCTCCTCTACGCAGTCTCTAGCCCGCCTGGGCTCTCCCGACGATGGCAACTCCACTCTGCTCAGCCTGCCTGGCTACCGGCCCACCACTCGCAGCTCCACCCGCCGTTCCCAGGCTGGGATGTCCAGTGGGGCCCCTCCAG gcAGGAACAGCTTCTATGTGGGCACCTGCCAGGACGAGCCCGAACAGCTGGATGACTGGAACCGCATTGCAGAGCTGCAGCAGCGCAACAGAGTATGCCCACCGCACCTGAAGACCTGCTACCCTCTGGAGTCCAGG CCTTCCCTGAGCCTGCCTGCCATCACAGATGAGGAGATAAAAACCGGCGACCCCCGGGAGACCCTGCGCCGAGCCAGCATGCAGCCAACCCAGATAGCTGAGGGCGCCGGCATCACCACACGGCAGCAGCGCAAGCGGGTTTCCTCAGAGACCCACCAGGGTCCCGGCACACCCGAG TCAAAGAAGGCCACCACCTGTTTTCCGCGCCCCATGACCCCCCGGGACCGACATGAAGGGCGCAGACAGAGCACTGCTGAGGCCCAGAAGAAGGCAGCTCCAGCTGCGGTTAAACAG GCTGACCGCCGCCAGTCTATGGCCTTCAGCATCCTCAACACACCCAAGAAGCTTGGGAACAGCCTTCTGCGGAAGGCAGCCTCGAAGAAAGCCCCCTCCAAAGCCTCGCCCAACCCCCGCAGCGGGACCCGCCGCTCTCCGCGCATCGCCACCACCACAGCCAGCGCCGCCACTGCTGCCGCCATCGCTGCCGCCACCCCCCGGGCCAAGGGCAAG GCAAAGCACTGA